Genomic segment of Sodaliphilus pleomorphus:
AAGCTGTAGCCGCCGGCCACCTTGCTCACGATGGGCCCGTCGAAGACCACGTTGCCCATCTGGGTCACAAGCACGTTGTTGCCGTTGTACTGCTCGGGGTGCACCCCGTCGAGCATCTGGTAGAAGGTGGCCACGTCGGCCCCCTTGGCAATGCCGGCATATCCACGCTCGTCGATGGGCATCATCAGGCGGGCCGCCACATTGGCCGGGTCTACCTTGCCTATCACGGCATTGGTGCCCGGCGTGCCATTGACGTGCACAATCTTGGCCTTGCCCACGGGTTTGCCCTGGTCGTCGACGAGCCTGTAATAGTTGTCACCCTTCTTGGCGGCCAGCAGGCGGTTGCTGGCTATGTCGCGCAGGTCGGCATACTTGAGGGGCAGCAGCTGCTGCCCGCTGTGGTCGACCAGACCGGCCAGGCCGTCCTTGATCACGATATAGCTCTTGCCCACGGCCTTGGCTGCGTCATAGCTCTTGAGTATCTTGTCGGGCACCTGAGCCGGGTCGGGCACCTCCTTGCCCTCGGGGTTGAGGCACACCAGCGTGTCGCGCTTCTGCACCTTGAGCACGTCGCGCTTAAACACAGGACCGGGCTTGTACATGGTGCTGTTGCTCGAGAAGGTCTCCTTGCCCGTGCGGTCGATAAAGCTGAAGTCGACATAGGCCGTGTCCTGCTGGTTCATCGCCACGGTGTGGTCGCAGTACTGGAATGGCGCCACCTGGTCATATTGCATGGGTATCGCCACCTTGCCCTGCTTGTCGACAAAGCCCTGCTTGCCCTGCGCGTTGCCGGCCACGGCCAGGCCGCGGTCAAACATCGAGCATTGCACAATGCTGTCGCCCAGGTCGGCCACCGTCTTGCACGTCTTGTCGATGACCTGCAGGTTGCCGCCCTTGCGGCTGGCCACGGCCAGGCCGTCGGTCGAAAACTCGGTGCCGCTGGCATAGGGCTCCTTGTTCACCGGGTGCTTTGGGTCGCTCATGCTGTAGTAGTAGATGCCGCCCTTGTCGCCGGGCACATAGAACATGTCGTCGACGATGGCCGACGGTGCCTGCTTGAAGGCATCCTTGGCCACCACCTCGCCGGTCTCGATGTCGAGAATGCTCCACCGCGTCGAGCCCTGGAGCACGACGGGCAGGTATCGCGTCGAGTAGGGATAGTCTTCCTTGTCCTGATTGCTGCAGCTTGCAGCCATGGCCACAACAGCCAGCACAAGAGCAGCCTTGATTACGTTTTTCATCTTCTTCTTGTTGTGTTGTAAAAATGTGCAGTTTTTCTTTCCGGCCTCGGCCCCTGGGCTGCACACAGCCAGCCCGAGACCCAAACCAAAATGCGAATTTACAAATAATTTTCCTTACTCCCGCAACACTTCCCCCATTTTCTTTCTCACTCACGGCACCTCGCGTCCCAAACCTGAATAATTCATACTGTATTAAGACAGTGCCTCGTTTCTATACAAACGAAGCTGTTGGTGATAACCGGACGGTTGGAGTATGAATGACTTTTATCGTTATTACAGAGGTGGTGAACTTTTGTTATTAAATTTGCTCTTAAAAGTAAATTCATTGCCATAAAGTTTTGATATTTAATATATAATCTTTATCTTTGCACAAAATCATTGATGTGTGATTATGAGCAAAAATAATGATTACATCTTGACAACCATGGAATATCTTCAGAATTTAGGTATAGCGGTTGATAACTTAGGGCAGCTTCCTGAGGAAGCTGTCCACAAGCTACCTATAGCATTCAGTCATGCCTTTCTATTGTATTTCGTGAAATTACTGGGAAATGATGTTGTCCTGGCAATAGACAAGAACAAAGCATACACACCGGCTAAGGCTGCTAAGGTATTGCGAGTAATATCCGACCGACTGTCTTCTCCTGTCATATTAGTCTGTTCTGATGAACCATCATACAACATCCGTCGCCTGATAGCAAATAAAGTTGATTTTATTGTACCAGGCAAGCAGATGTTCCTTCCCTCTATGATGATCGACTTGAAGAAGCCAAAGATTAATAATGCTGATATAAAAGATGCAGCACCTACTATAACTCAAGTCCTGTTATTATGGCATATGGAAAAGGGGGATCTTAATGGCATGACTATGAAAGAACTTGCCAAGATGTTCATGACATCCTATGCTACAGTAAACAGAGCTGTAAGATGGATGGAGGGCAATGGCTTAGTTAATCTGACAAATAATAGAGAAAAGAAAATCAACTTTATTGCCTCTGGCAAGGGGCTATGGGAAAAATCCAAGGACTACCTTGCCACTCCAATAGAGAAAACTTTATATACGGATGATAAGCCGATAGGATTATTGGAATGTGGCATTAATGCACTGTCGGAGTACACTATGATAAACAGAGAGGATACAAATAGTTTTGCTGTTACACGTAAATATTTACGGGAAACAAACATCGCTACGGATGAAAGTTTCGGTACTACAAAATTGGAGATATGGCGGTATTCACCAGAATTATTGTCTACAAATAAAGTCGTTGACCCTCTTTCACTCTACCTGTCGTTAAGAGGTAACAACGATGAGCGAATTAAAATAGAATTAGACAGCTTAATAGAACATATAAAATGGTCAGAGGAATAGATATATTCAGAGATTACTTCAAGGGGTTTGAAAACAACTATATCATTATCGGTGGTACGGCCTGTGAATTTCACGAGGAGCAGTATGCGCAAGTTCCAAGAGCGACCAAGGACA
This window contains:
- a CDS encoding WG repeat-containing protein, which encodes MKNVIKAALVLAVVAMAASCSNQDKEDYPYSTRYLPVVLQGSTRWSILDIETGEVVAKDAFKQAPSAIVDDMFYVPGDKGGIYYYSMSDPKHPVNKEPYASGTEFSTDGLAVASRKGGNLQVIDKTCKTVADLGDSIVQCSMFDRGLAVAGNAQGKQGFVDKQGKVAIPMQYDQVAPFQYCDHTVAMNQQDTAYVDFSFIDRTGKETFSSNSTMYKPGPVFKRDVLKVQKRDTLVCLNPEGKEVPDPAQVPDKILKSYDAAKAVGKSYIVIKDGLAGLVDHSGQQLLPLKYADLRDIASNRLLAAKKGDNYYRLVDDQGKPVGKAKIVHVNGTPGTNAVIGKVDPANVAARLMMPIDERGYAGIAKGADVATFYQMLDGVHPEQYNGNNVLVTQMGNVVFDGPIVSKVAGGYSFNLKTPVQAVMATADVSIYPNDTEQQVVDIMAQNMGKAGFVETGGNVFASATGTAVAIGYAKGTIMVVYYMDKAKARPIANEPR